A DNA window from Mycobacterium sp. IDR2000157661 contains the following coding sequences:
- a CDS encoding lytic transglycosylase domain-containing protein, producing MSRVRWLRAVAVLGATALLLASSCSWQVGTPIPEGVPPPPGDPVPAIDTHAKGRPADQLREWAAQRAPELGIPAGALEAYAYAARVAEVENPDCHLSWTTLAGIGQVESHHGTYRGAAIAPNGDVRPPIRGVLLDGTNGNLEIMDDAAISNDGESQFARAMGPMQFIPETWRLYGVDANNDGDVSADNMDDAALSAAGYLCWTGKDLSTPRGWMNALRAYNLSDQYARTVRDWAKAYAEGHPL from the coding sequence GTGTCGCGGGTGCGTTGGCTACGCGCTGTCGCTGTGCTGGGAGCGACGGCGTTGCTCTTGGCTTCGAGCTGCTCCTGGCAGGTGGGCACCCCCATTCCCGAGGGTGTGCCCCCGCCGCCCGGTGACCCGGTGCCCGCGATCGACACCCACGCGAAGGGTCGGCCGGCCGATCAACTGCGCGAATGGGCCGCCCAGCGAGCCCCTGAGCTGGGCATTCCCGCCGGCGCCCTGGAGGCCTACGCGTACGCCGCGCGGGTCGCCGAGGTCGAGAACCCGGACTGCCACCTGTCGTGGACGACGCTGGCCGGGATCGGCCAGGTGGAAAGCCACCACGGCACCTATCGAGGTGCCGCGATCGCCCCCAACGGCGACGTCCGCCCGCCGATCCGCGGCGTGCTGCTCGACGGCACCAACGGCAACCTCGAGATCATGGATGACGCCGCGATCAGCAACGACGGCGAATCGCAGTTCGCCCGGGCGATGGGGCCGATGCAGTTCATCCCGGAGACCTGGCGGCTCTACGGCGTCGACGCCAACAACGACGGTGACGTCAGCGCCGACAACATGGACGACGCCGCGCTGTCCGCGGCCGGTTACCTGTGCTGGACCGGCAAGGACCTGTCGACCCCGCGCGGCTGGATGAATGCCCTGCGCGCCTACAACCTGTCCGACCAGTACGCCCGCACCGTGCGCGACTGGGCGAAGGCCTACGCCGAGGGACACCCCCTCTAG
- a CDS encoding TetR/AcrR family transcriptional regulator — protein MTGAERRHQLIDIARTLFAQRGYEGTSVEEIAQRANVSKPVVYEHFGGKEGLYAVVVDREMSALLDGITSSLTRMTNNRSRLRIERVALALLTYVDERTDGFRILIRDSPASITSGSTYSTLLNEAVNQVSSILAGDFSRRGLDPEMAPLYAQALVGSVSMTAQWWLDVREPKKEVVAAHLVNLCWNGLMHLENDPLLLDE, from the coding sequence ATGACCGGCGCCGAGCGGCGCCACCAGCTCATCGACATCGCGCGGACGCTGTTCGCGCAACGCGGCTACGAAGGCACCTCGGTCGAAGAGATCGCGCAACGGGCCAACGTCTCCAAACCCGTCGTCTACGAGCATTTCGGCGGCAAGGAGGGGCTCTACGCCGTGGTCGTCGACCGCGAGATGTCGGCCTTGCTCGACGGCATCACGTCGTCGTTGACCAGGATGACCAACAACCGCTCCCGGCTGCGCATCGAGCGGGTCGCGCTGGCGTTGCTGACCTACGTCGACGAACGCACCGACGGGTTCCGCATCCTGATCCGCGACTCCCCGGCGTCCATCACCTCCGGAAGCACCTACTCGACGCTGCTCAACGAGGCCGTCAACCAGGTGTCGTCGATCCTGGCCGGTGACTTCTCCCGCCGCGGCCTCGACCCCGAGATGGCCCCGCTGTACGCGCAGGCGTTGGTCGGTTCGGTGTCGATGACCGCGCAGTGGTGGCTCGACGTGCGCGAGCCCAAGAAAGAGGTCGTCGCCGCGCATCTGGTCAACCTGTGCTGGAACGGGCTGATGCACCTGGAGAACGATCCGCTGTTGCTCGACGAGTGA
- a CDS encoding nucleoside triphosphate pyrophosphohydrolase has protein sequence MTVVLVDPRRPSLIPVDAIDLLTGDVQYTEEMPIKVPWSLPSARACMTGAADEEAAPVLLSSDPEHPAVKARLAAGDRLIAAPGAAPGERLVDAVSMMDRLRTAGPWESEQTHDSLRRYLLEETYEVFDAVRSGDAEALRDELGDVLLQVLFHARIAEDAPHNSFGIDDVADALVRKLGNRVPAVLAGETVSLDEQLAQWEERKALEKRAKKAFSAVDDVPTAQPALALAQKVIERVTAAGLPADLIPATITTVTVSVDVDSENSLRSAVLEFMDTVRRVEHAVAAGRRGGNVPEELDVAQMGPVSGDEWRAHWPGSERTAEPAGTAEVSEDFEAAVTGNVSDTEPAPDRVPEPSPADVPEPAPADVPESAPVEVPEPSPETADSAR, from the coding sequence ATGACCGTCGTGCTCGTCGACCCCCGCCGCCCGTCGCTGATCCCCGTCGACGCGATCGACCTGCTGACCGGCGACGTCCAGTACACCGAGGAGATGCCGATCAAGGTGCCGTGGTCGCTGCCGTCGGCGCGGGCCTGCATGACCGGCGCCGCGGACGAGGAGGCAGCGCCGGTGCTGCTCTCGTCGGATCCCGAGCACCCCGCGGTCAAGGCGCGTCTGGCCGCCGGCGACAGGCTCATCGCCGCGCCAGGGGCCGCGCCGGGCGAACGTCTCGTCGACGCCGTCTCGATGATGGACAGGCTGCGCACCGCAGGCCCGTGGGAGAGCGAGCAGACCCACGACTCGCTGCGGCGCTATCTGCTCGAGGAGACCTACGAGGTGTTCGACGCGGTGCGCAGCGGTGATGCCGAGGCGTTACGCGACGAACTCGGAGACGTGTTGCTACAGGTGCTCTTTCACGCCCGCATCGCCGAAGACGCGCCGCACAACTCGTTCGGTATCGACGACGTCGCCGACGCCCTGGTCCGCAAGCTCGGTAATCGTGTCCCCGCTGTCCTTGCCGGAGAGACGGTTTCGCTCGACGAGCAGCTCGCACAGTGGGAAGAGCGCAAGGCACTCGAGAAGAGGGCGAAGAAGGCATTCTCCGCCGTCGACGACGTGCCGACCGCACAACCCGCTCTGGCGTTGGCGCAGAAGGTGATCGAGCGAGTCACCGCCGCGGGTCTGCCCGCCGACTTGATCCCGGCGACGATCACGACCGTGACGGTTTCGGTCGACGTCGACTCCGAGAATTCGTTGCGCTCGGCGGTGCTCGAGTTCATGGACACCGTTCGGCGGGTCGAGCACGCCGTCGCGGCAGGCCGTCGCGGCGGAAACGTGCCGGAGGAGCTCGACGTGGCCCAGATGGGCCCGGTGTCCGGCGACGAATGGCGTGCCCACTGGCCGGGGTCCGAGCGGACCGCCGAACCGGCTGGAACCGCTGAGGTCTCTGAGGACTTTGAGGCTGCTGTGACAGGTAATGTTTCCGATACCGAGCCGGCGCCGGACCGTGTCCCCGAGCCGTCGCCTGCCGACGTACCCGAGCCCGCACCCGCCGACGTACCCGAGTCCGCGCCGGTGGAGGTGCCGGAACCGTCGCCTGAGACCGCGGATTCGGCGCGCTGA
- a CDS encoding ribose-phosphate diphosphokinase: MGTEWTDNRKNLMLFSGRAHPELAEQVAKELDVPVTAQTARDFANGEIFVRFDESVRGCDAFVLQSHPWPLNQYLMEQLIMIDALKRGSAKRITAILPFYPYARQDKKHRGREPISARLVADLLKTAGADRIVTVDLHTDQIQGFFDGPVDHMRAQKLLTGYIAENYADHDMVVVSPDSGRVRVAEKWADSLGGVPLAFIHKTRDPLKPNEVVSNRVVGDVRGKTCVLTDDMIDTGGTIAGAVKLLKADGAGEVIIAATHGVLSDPASERLAACGAREVIVTNTLPIGEDKQFPQLTVLSIAPLLANTIRAVFDNGSVTSLFDGSA, encoded by the coding sequence GTGGGCACCGAGTGGACCGACAACCGCAAGAATCTGATGTTGTTCTCGGGTCGGGCGCACCCCGAACTCGCTGAGCAGGTCGCCAAGGAACTGGATGTTCCAGTCACCGCGCAGACGGCGCGGGACTTCGCCAACGGCGAGATCTTCGTGCGGTTCGACGAGTCGGTGCGCGGGTGCGACGCCTTCGTGCTGCAGAGCCATCCATGGCCGCTGAACCAGTACCTGATGGAACAGCTGATCATGATCGACGCACTGAAGCGGGGCAGCGCCAAGCGCATCACCGCGATCCTGCCGTTCTATCCCTACGCCCGCCAGGACAAGAAGCACCGCGGCCGCGAACCCATCTCCGCCCGCCTGGTCGCCGATCTGCTCAAGACCGCGGGCGCGGACCGCATTGTCACGGTCGACCTGCACACCGACCAGATCCAGGGTTTCTTCGACGGCCCGGTCGATCACATGCGCGCCCAGAAGCTGCTGACCGGCTACATCGCCGAGAACTACGCCGACCACGACATGGTGGTCGTCTCCCCCGACTCGGGCCGGGTGCGCGTCGCCGAGAAGTGGGCCGACTCGCTGGGCGGCGTTCCGCTGGCGTTCATCCACAAGACCCGTGACCCGCTCAAGCCCAACGAGGTCGTGTCCAACCGGGTCGTCGGCGATGTGCGCGGCAAGACCTGCGTGCTGACCGACGACATGATCGACACCGGCGGCACCATCGCCGGGGCGGTCAAGCTGCTCAAGGCCGACGGCGCAGGCGAGGTCATCATCGCGGCCACGCACGGCGTGCTGTCGGATCCGGCCAGCGAGCGGCTTGCCGCGTGCGGGGCCCGAGAGGTGATCGTCACCAACACCCTGCCGATCGGCGAGGACAAGCAGTTCCCCCAGCTGACCGTGTTGTCGATCGCGCCGCTGCTGGCCAACACCATTCGCGCGGTGTTCGACAACGGTTCGGTCACCAGCCTGTTCGACGGGTCGGCCTGA
- a CDS encoding LpqN/LpqT family lipoprotein: MKRFGFGLVAGVVALAAVTGCGTEPPNYQSVWSTTASPTTTTAPDAGKPVPIAAFLEQEGVVGDPVFPERLTDLTVGFPTPPGWEPYFNTNFAPGTRVIAKGDTYPIAMLVVLKLTGDFDVDEAIKHGYVDAEMSQNFTRLNASMEPFKGFPSAMIEGSYDLNGTRMHSYNRIVIATGAPPEKQRYLIQFTVTGFANKAAEEAPDIESIIGGFTVAQPKAPPPPR, encoded by the coding sequence GTGAAGCGGTTCGGTTTCGGGCTCGTCGCGGGTGTTGTCGCGCTCGCGGCCGTGACGGGCTGCGGCACAGAACCGCCCAACTACCAGTCGGTGTGGTCGACGACGGCGTCGCCGACCACCACCACCGCCCCCGATGCCGGCAAGCCGGTACCGATCGCGGCGTTCCTCGAGCAGGAGGGCGTCGTCGGCGACCCGGTGTTCCCCGAGAGGTTGACCGACCTGACCGTCGGCTTCCCGACACCGCCGGGGTGGGAGCCGTACTTCAACACCAACTTCGCGCCGGGCACCCGGGTGATCGCCAAGGGCGACACCTACCCGATCGCGATGCTGGTGGTGCTCAAGCTGACCGGCGACTTCGACGTCGACGAGGCGATCAAGCACGGTTACGTCGACGCCGAGATGTCGCAGAACTTCACGAGGCTCAACGCGTCGATGGAGCCGTTCAAGGGATTCCCGTCGGCGATGATCGAGGGCAGCTACGACCTCAACGGCACCCGGATGCACAGCTACAACCGCATCGTCATCGCGACCGGAGCACCGCCTGAGAAGCAGCGTTATCTCATCCAGTTCACCGTCACCGGGTTCGCGAACAAGGCCGCCGAGGAGGCGCCCGACATCGAGTCGATCATCGGCGGCTTCACCGTCGCGCAACCCAAGGCGCCGCCGCCCCCGCGGTAG
- a CDS encoding oxidoreductase: protein MSDWTAADLPSFSGRTVIVTGANSGLGLVTARELAGAGATVILAVRNTAKGDAAAAEMTGDGFGPVEVRELDLQDLSSVRAFADGVQTVDVLVNNAGIMAVPYALTKDGFESQIGTNHLGHFALTNLLLPKISDRVVTVSSMMHLIGRINLEDLNWKARPYLAWPAYGQSKLANLLFTKDLQRRLTAAGSPVRAIAAHPGYSATNLQGQTGNQIGTRFWLAATKLSATSADFGARQTLYAVAADVPGDTFVGPRFGARGATGPTALRSPLARSEKTATALWELSEQLTGTRFPLPI from the coding sequence ATGAGCGACTGGACCGCCGCCGATCTGCCCTCCTTCTCCGGACGCACCGTAATCGTCACCGGCGCCAACAGCGGCCTCGGGTTGGTGACCGCGCGGGAACTGGCCGGCGCCGGCGCGACGGTCATCCTCGCCGTTCGCAACACGGCCAAAGGCGACGCCGCCGCGGCGGAGATGACCGGTGACGGGTTCGGCCCTGTGGAGGTCCGCGAACTCGACCTGCAGGATCTGTCCTCGGTGCGGGCGTTCGCCGACGGCGTGCAGACCGTCGACGTGCTGGTCAACAACGCAGGCATCATGGCGGTGCCGTATGCGCTGACCAAGGACGGCTTCGAGAGCCAGATCGGCACCAACCACCTGGGCCACTTCGCCTTGACCAACCTGCTCCTGCCGAAGATCTCGGACCGGGTGGTGACGGTCTCGTCGATGATGCACCTCATCGGCCGCATCAACCTCGAGGACCTGAACTGGAAGGCCCGGCCCTACCTGGCGTGGCCCGCATACGGACAGTCCAAGCTGGCGAACCTCCTGTTCACCAAGGACCTGCAACGCCGTCTCACCGCCGCCGGGTCGCCGGTCAGGGCGATCGCCGCACATCCCGGCTACTCGGCGACCAACCTGCAGGGGCAGACGGGCAACCAGATCGGCACCCGCTTCTGGCTGGCCGCCACCAAGCTGAGCGCGACGAGCGCGGACTTCGGTGCCCGCCAGACCCTGTACGCGGTGGCCGCCGACGTCCCCGGCGACACGTTCGTCGGGCCGCGGTTCGGCGCGCGGGGCGCCACTGGGCCGACAGCGCTGCGCAGTCCGCTGGCACGCAGCGAGAAGACGGCCACTGCGCTGTGGGAATTATCCGAGCAGCTCACCGGCACCAGGTTCCCGCTGCCGATTTGA
- the arsC gene encoding arsenate reductase (glutaredoxin) (This arsenate reductase requires both glutathione and glutaredoxin to convert arsenate to arsenite, after which the efflux transporter formed by ArsA and ArsB can extrude the arsenite from the cell, providing resistance.) encodes MSGEGSAKIYHNPKCSTSRKTLELLRDNEIEPTVIQYLKTPPTRSELAKMIADAGIDVRTAVRKRESLYRELGLESASDDELLDALAEHPILIERPFVVTAKGTRLARPIDAVHEIL; translated from the coding sequence ATGTCCGGCGAAGGCTCGGCCAAGATCTACCACAACCCGAAGTGCTCGACCTCACGCAAGACACTGGAGTTGCTGCGCGACAACGAGATCGAACCGACGGTCATCCAGTACCTGAAGACCCCGCCGACGCGCTCCGAGCTGGCGAAGATGATCGCCGACGCGGGAATCGACGTGCGGACCGCGGTGCGCAAACGCGAGTCGCTGTATCGGGAGCTCGGCCTGGAGTCGGCGTCCGACGACGAACTGCTCGACGCCCTCGCCGAGCATCCGATCCTGATCGAGCGTCCGTTCGTCGTCACAGCCAAGGGCACCCGGCTGGCTCGACCGATCGACGCGGTGCACGAGATCTTGTGA
- the mfd gene encoding transcription-repair coupling factor has translation MTASGTLAVPTPIAGLVELALRDPSLGEISRRAADRPVDLSVVGPAGARLYVASAIAQASPLVAVTATGREADDLTAELHGVFGDAVAMFPSWETLPHERLSPGVDTVGARMLLLRRLTHPDDERLGPPLRVVVTTARSLLQPMAPDLAATDPVTLTVGADSDFDDLIARLVELAYTRVDMVGKRGEFAVRGGILDLFPPTYEHPVRVEFWGDEVSEMRMFSVADQRSIPEIDIDTVIAVACRELLLTDDVRKRAVELAREHPVGENTLPGSVPDMLAKLAEGIPVDGMEALLPVLKTTGGRGELSVLSDHLPAGTPLLICDPEKVRTRAADLIKTGQEFLEASWSTAAVGGDVPIDLEAMGASGFVELDDARAAARAGDHPWWTLSQLSNEAAVEVDIRPAPSARGSAHSIDEIFAMLRAHVATGGYAAIVTPGTGTAQRVCEQLAEADTPAVLLEPGAPLKQGAVGVLKGPLHDGVVIAGANLVVITETDLTGSRATATEGKRLAAKRRNVVDPLALTTGDLVVHDQHGIGRFVEMTERVVGGARREYLVLEYASSKKGQTADRLYVPMDSLDQLSRYVGGEAPTLSRLGGSDWANTKTKARRAVREIAAELVSLYAKRQASPGHAFGPDTPWQNEMEDAFGFTETVDQLTAITEVKADMEKPVPMDRVICGDVGYGKTEIAVRAAFKAVQDGKQVAVLVPTTLLADQHLQTFSERMAGFPVTVKGLSRFTDPGESRVVLEGMKDGSVDIVIGTHRLLQTGVTWKNLGLVVVDEEQRFGVEHKEHIKSMRTHVDVLTMSATPIPRTLEMSLAGIREMSTILTPPEERYPVLTYVGPHDDKQIAAALRREMLRDGQAFYIHNRVRTIDAAAARVQALVPEARVVVAHGQMPEELLERTVEGFWNREYDVLVCTTIVETGLDISNANTLIVERADTFGLSQLHQLRGRVGRSRERGYAYFLYPPEVPLTETAYDRLATIAQNNELGAGMAVALKDLEIRGAGNVLGAEQSGHVAGVGFDLYVRLVGEAVEAYRAAYSAQRDGKTVAAPEEPKDVRIDLPVDAHLPPDYVNSDRLRLEGYRRLAAAPDQDAVDRVVDELVDRYGALPEPAQRLVAVARLRLLLKQYGITEVGVASAATLRLAPLTLMDSAQLRLKRMYPSANYRATTATVQVPIPRAGDGVAAPRIRDLELVRMVAGLVLALDGKPQDSIDITRLGSGQEPRA, from the coding sequence ATGACCGCATCGGGGACCCTTGCTGTCCCAACCCCGATCGCGGGGCTTGTCGAGCTTGCGCTGCGCGATCCCTCGCTGGGCGAGATCAGCCGCCGCGCGGCCGACAGACCCGTCGATCTGTCCGTCGTCGGCCCGGCCGGCGCTCGGCTGTACGTGGCGTCGGCGATCGCGCAGGCCTCCCCGCTCGTCGCCGTCACCGCCACCGGACGCGAGGCCGACGACCTGACGGCCGAACTGCACGGCGTGTTCGGCGACGCCGTCGCGATGTTCCCGTCCTGGGAGACGCTGCCGCACGAGCGGTTGTCGCCGGGTGTCGACACGGTCGGCGCGCGGATGCTGCTGCTGCGCCGGTTGACCCATCCCGACGACGAGCGCCTCGGCCCGCCGCTGCGGGTGGTGGTCACCACCGCACGCTCGCTGCTTCAGCCCATGGCGCCCGACCTCGCGGCCACCGACCCGGTGACGCTCACGGTCGGGGCGGACTCGGACTTCGACGACCTGATCGCCCGCCTCGTCGAACTGGCCTACACCCGCGTCGACATGGTCGGCAAGCGCGGCGAGTTCGCGGTGCGCGGCGGCATCCTCGACCTCTTCCCGCCCACCTACGAGCATCCGGTGCGCGTCGAGTTCTGGGGCGACGAGGTCTCTGAGATGCGGATGTTCTCCGTGGCCGACCAACGGTCCATCCCCGAGATCGACATCGACACCGTCATCGCCGTGGCCTGCCGCGAACTGCTACTCACCGACGACGTCCGCAAACGCGCCGTCGAGCTGGCCCGCGAGCACCCGGTGGGGGAGAACACGCTGCCCGGAAGTGTGCCCGACATGTTGGCCAAGTTGGCCGAGGGCATTCCGGTCGACGGCATGGAGGCGCTGCTGCCGGTGCTCAAGACGACCGGGGGCCGCGGCGAACTCTCCGTCCTGTCCGACCATCTGCCCGCCGGCACGCCCCTGCTGATCTGCGACCCCGAGAAGGTGCGCACCCGCGCCGCCGACCTGATCAAGACCGGACAGGAGTTCCTCGAGGCGTCGTGGTCGACGGCGGCCGTCGGCGGCGACGTTCCCATTGACCTGGAGGCGATGGGCGCCTCCGGCTTCGTCGAGCTCGACGACGCGCGCGCCGCGGCCCGGGCCGGCGATCACCCGTGGTGGACGCTGAGCCAGCTGTCCAACGAGGCCGCGGTCGAAGTCGACATCCGGCCCGCTCCGTCGGCACGGGGCTCCGCGCACAGCATCGACGAGATCTTCGCGATGCTGCGCGCCCACGTCGCGACCGGCGGATACGCGGCGATCGTCACCCCGGGCACCGGCACCGCGCAGCGCGTCTGCGAGCAGCTCGCCGAGGCCGACACTCCCGCAGTGCTTCTCGAGCCGGGCGCACCGCTCAAGCAGGGTGCTGTCGGCGTACTCAAGGGCCCGCTGCACGACGGGGTCGTCATCGCCGGCGCCAACCTCGTCGTCATCACCGAGACCGATCTCACCGGCAGCCGGGCCACCGCCACCGAGGGCAAGAGGCTGGCGGCCAAGCGGCGCAACGTCGTCGACCCGCTCGCGCTGACCACCGGTGACCTGGTGGTGCACGACCAGCACGGCATCGGGCGCTTCGTGGAGATGACCGAACGCGTGGTCGGCGGCGCCCGCCGCGAGTACCTGGTGCTGGAGTACGCGTCGAGCAAGAAGGGGCAGACAGCGGACCGGCTCTACGTGCCGATGGACTCGCTGGACCAACTGTCGCGCTATGTCGGCGGCGAGGCTCCGACGTTGTCCAGACTCGGCGGCAGCGACTGGGCCAACACCAAGACCAAGGCCCGCCGCGCGGTGCGCGAGATCGCAGCCGAACTGGTGTCGTTGTACGCCAAGCGCCAGGCCTCCCCGGGGCATGCGTTCGGCCCCGACACCCCATGGCAGAACGAGATGGAGGACGCCTTCGGCTTCACCGAGACGGTCGACCAGCTGACCGCGATCACCGAGGTCAAGGCCGACATGGAGAAGCCGGTGCCGATGGACCGGGTGATCTGCGGCGACGTCGGGTACGGCAAGACCGAGATCGCGGTGCGCGCGGCGTTCAAGGCCGTGCAGGACGGCAAGCAGGTGGCGGTGCTGGTGCCGACGACGCTGCTGGCCGACCAGCACCTGCAGACCTTCAGCGAGCGCATGGCCGGGTTCCCGGTGACGGTCAAGGGGCTGAGCCGGTTCACCGACCCGGGCGAGTCCAGAGTCGTCCTGGAGGGCATGAAGGACGGCAGCGTCGACATCGTCATCGGCACGCACCGCCTGCTGCAGACCGGCGTCACCTGGAAGAACCTCGGCCTGGTGGTGGTCGACGAGGAGCAGCGGTTCGGCGTCGAGCACAAGGAGCACATCAAGTCGATGCGCACCCACGTCGACGTGCTGACCATGAGCGCCACCCCGATACCGCGCACGCTGGAGATGAGCCTGGCCGGCATCCGCGAGATGTCTACGATCCTCACCCCGCCCGAGGAGCGCTACCCGGTGCTGACCTACGTCGGTCCGCACGACGACAAGCAGATCGCCGCCGCGCTGCGACGCGAGATGTTGCGCGACGGACAGGCGTTCTACATCCACAACCGGGTCCGGACCATCGATGCGGCCGCGGCCCGGGTCCAGGCGCTCGTGCCGGAGGCCCGCGTCGTCGTCGCGCACGGCCAGATGCCCGAGGAACTGCTCGAACGCACCGTCGAGGGTTTCTGGAACCGCGAATACGACGTCCTGGTGTGCACGACGATCGTCGAGACCGGCCTGGACATCTCCAACGCCAACACGCTGATCGTCGAGCGTGCCGACACCTTCGGCCTCTCGCAGCTCCACCAGCTGCGCGGTCGGGTGGGCCGCAGCCGCGAGCGCGGTTACGCCTACTTCCTGTATCCGCCCGAGGTTCCGCTCACCGAGACGGCCTACGACCGGCTGGCGACCATCGCGCAGAACAACGAACTCGGCGCGGGTATGGCGGTCGCGCTGAAGGACCTCGAGATCCGGGGTGCGGGCAACGTCCTGGGCGCCGAACAGTCCGGCCATGTCGCCGGGGTCGGGTTCGACCTCTACGTACGCCTGGTCGGCGAGGCCGTCGAGGCGTACCGTGCGGCCTACTCCGCCCAAAGGGACGGGAAAACCGTTGCGGCGCCGGAGGAACCGAAGGATGTCCGCATCGACCTGCCGGTGGACGCGCACCTGCCGCCGGACTACGTCAACAGCGACCGGCTCCGGCTCGAGGGCTACCGCAGGCTGGCCGCGGCACCGGACCAGGACGCGGTCGACCGGGTGGTCGACGAGCTCGTCGACCGGTACGGCGCGCTGCCCGAACCCGCGCAGCGGCTGGTGGCCGTGGCGCGCTTGCGGTTGCTGCTCAAGCAGTACGGCATCACCGAAGTCGGCGTGGCGTCCGCGGCGACGCTGCGGCTGGCGCCGCTGACGCTGATGGACTCTGCGCAACTGCGGCTCAAGCGGATGTACCCGAGCGCGAACTACCGGGCCACCACGGCGACGGTGCAGGTGCCGATCCCGCGGGCCGGCGACGGGGTCGCGGCGCCACGCATCCGTGATCTTGAACTGGTGCGCATGGTCGCCGGATTGGTGCTGGCCCTCGATGGAAAACCGCAGGACAGTATTGATATAACGAGACTGGGGTCGGGTCAGGAACCGCGCGCATGA
- the glmU gene encoding bifunctional UDP-N-acetylglucosamine diphosphorylase/glucosamine-1-phosphate N-acetyltransferase GlmU: MTASTETAVVVLAAGAGTRMRSDIPKVLHILGGRTMLAHAVHAAAEVAPRHLVVVVGKDRDRVVPAVEQLATELGRPIDTAVQEHQLGTGHAVECGLSALPADFAGTVVVTSGDVPLLDADTLADLIAVHGAPPTAATVLTTTLPDPTGYGRILRTSDGQGGDLLSIVEQADATASQQAITEVNAGVYAFDVAALRPALSRLRSDNAQHEQYLTDVISIMRADGEVVRAKHVDDSTLVAGVNDRVQLAELGAELNRRIVAAHQRAGVTVVDPATTWIDVDVTIGRDTIVHPGTQLLGATRIGGRCQVGPDTTLTDVTVGDDAVVVRTHGGQATIGAGAAVGPFAYLRPGTVLGATAKLGAFVETKNSTIGDGTKVPHLTYVGDADIGEHSNIGASSVFVNYDGQTKSRTTIGSHVRTGSDTMFVAPVTVGDGAYTGAGTVIREDVPPGALAVSAGSQRNIEGWVSRKRPGSAAAEAARRALGGDDDADPGNGGP; this comes from the coding sequence ATGACGGCATCCACGGAGACAGCGGTCGTCGTTCTGGCGGCAGGGGCGGGCACGCGGATGCGGTCCGACATCCCGAAGGTGCTGCACATCCTCGGCGGGCGCACCATGCTCGCCCATGCGGTGCACGCGGCGGCCGAGGTGGCTCCGCGACATCTGGTCGTCGTGGTCGGCAAGGACCGCGACCGCGTGGTCCCCGCGGTCGAGCAGCTGGCGACGGAACTGGGCAGGCCCATCGACACCGCCGTTCAGGAACACCAGCTCGGCACCGGCCACGCCGTCGAGTGCGGCCTGTCGGCGCTGCCCGCCGACTTCGCCGGCACCGTCGTCGTCACCTCGGGCGACGTCCCGCTGCTGGACGCCGACACGCTCGCCGACCTCATCGCCGTGCATGGGGCCCCCCCGACCGCGGCCACCGTGCTGACCACGACGCTTCCCGACCCGACCGGGTACGGCCGCATCCTGCGCACGAGCGACGGTCAGGGCGGGGATCTGCTGAGCATCGTCGAGCAGGCCGACGCCACCGCGTCGCAGCAGGCCATCACCGAGGTCAACGCCGGGGTGTACGCGTTCGACGTCGCCGCGTTGCGACCGGCCCTGAGCCGGCTGCGGTCCGACAACGCCCAGCACGAGCAGTACCTGACCGACGTCATCTCGATCATGCGAGCCGACGGCGAGGTGGTGCGCGCCAAGCACGTCGACGACTCGACGTTGGTGGCCGGGGTCAACGACCGGGTGCAGCTCGCCGAGTTGGGCGCCGAGCTGAACCGGCGCATCGTCGCCGCGCACCAGCGGGCGGGTGTCACGGTCGTCGATCCGGCGACCACGTGGATCGACGTCGACGTGACGATCGGCCGCGACACCATCGTCCACCCCGGGACCCAACTGCTGGGCGCGACGCGCATCGGCGGCCGCTGCCAGGTCGGGCCGGACACCACGCTGACCGATGTGACGGTCGGCGACGACGCCGTGGTGGTGCGCACCCACGGCGGGCAGGCGACCATCGGCGCCGGCGCCGCGGTGGGACCGTTCGCTTATCTGCGGCCGGGAACCGTGCTGGGTGCCACCGCCAAGCTCGGCGCGTTCGTCGAGACGAAGAACTCGACGATAGGCGACGGCACCAAGGTGCCCCACCTGACCTACGTGGGCGACGCGGACATCGGCGAGCACAGCAACATCGGCGCGTCGAGCGTCTTCGTCAACTACGACGGCCAGACCAAGAGCCGCACGACCATCGGCTCGCACGTCCGGACCGGTTCGGACACCATGTTCGTCGCACCGGTCACCGTGGGCGACGGGGCATACACCGGCGCGGGCACCGTCATCCGTGAGGACGTGCCGCCCGGTGCGCTGGCGGTATCGGCAGGTTCTCAGCGCAACATCGAGGGCTGGGTGTCGCGCAAGCGGCCGGGTTCGGCGGCCGCTGAGGCGGCCCGCCGGGCGCTCGGCGGCGACGATGACGCCGATCCGGGAAACGGCGGGCCGTGA